GTTAACAAACCGAAATTGTGACAACTGAGTTTTGTAGTAATTCAGGTTTTAAATTCCTGCAATGGATTTTATTTCATCAATAATTTTTTCTGCCAATACCTTTGCCTGTCCGGGTGACGTGCTTTCGGCATAGATGCGAATAATCGGCTCGGTGTTGGATTTGCGCAGGTGTACCCATTCTTTTTCAAAATCCACTTTTACGCCGTCGATGGTAGTAACGCGCTCCTGGCTGTAACGGGCAGCCATTTTCTTTAAAATTAAATCCACATCCAGCGCTGGCGATAATTCGATTTTATTTTTCGACATAAAATAAGCAGGATAACGCTTGCGAATTTCGGTAGGCGTTGCTTTTTGCTTTGCCATAAAAGTAAGGAATAGCGCAACACCCACCAGCGAGTCGCGGCCATAATGCGCCGCAGGATAAATGATGCCGCCGTTACCTTCGCCGCCGATTACAGCGTTAGTTTTCTTCATCAGCTCCACCACGTTCACCTCTCCCACTGCCGAAGCCTCATAACTCCCGCCCGCCGAAATGGTGACATCGCGCAAAGCCCGCGACGACGAAAGGTTGCTCACCGTATTTCCAGGCGTATGGCTGAGCACATAATCGGCTACAGCCACCAGCGTGTATTCTTCGCCAAACATTTCGCCATTTTCACAAATAATAGCAAGCCGGTCCACGTCGGGATCTACCACAAAACCGACATCATAATCGCCTTCGCGCATCACTTTTGCTATTTCGGTGAGATTTTCGGGAAGGGGTTCGGGATTGTGCGGAAAATTTCCGTTTGGGTCACAATAGAGTTTCTTGATCTTTTTTACGCCAAGTGACTCCAGCAACGCCGGAATGGCAATGCCTCCGGTAGAATTGACGGCATCGATAACGACTTTAAAATCCGCCTTGCGAATGGCTTCCGCATCCACCAAGTCGAGGTCGAGTACCTGACGAATATGCTGATCGATGGTGCCGGTGCGCATAACAAGTATTCCCAATTCGGTTGCTTCCGCAAATTGGATTTCGTCAGAATCGGCAAGTCGCAGAATTTCTTCGCCATCAGCAGCTGAGAGAAACTCACCGTGGCGATTGAGCAACTTCAACGCATTCCATTGTGCCGGGTTGTGACTAGCAGTGAGGATTATCCCGCCATCGGCTTTCTCGGCTGTCACCGCAACTTCTACTGTGGGCGTGGTAGAAAGTCCGGTATCGATCACATCAGCGCCCATCGCCATCAAAGTGCCTGTTACGAGCGCATTTACCATGGCTCCGGAGATGCGGGCATCGCGCCCTACTACAACGGTGATGCGTGACGTATTGCTTTGATGCTGAATGAAACGCGCGTAAGCCGACGTAAATCGTACAATGTCCAACGGAGTGAGCGCTGTGCCTGGAGCGCCACCGATTGTGCCGCGGATTCCTGAAATGCTTTTGATAAGTGCCATAATTACTTTTTTGCAAAAGTAAAATTATCGCTAATTTTGCCGGGATTATTAAAGAATGTTTTATGACAGAAGATTTTGATCCTTTCAGCCACGATGTAAACGACCTGGTCGGCAAGTTTGATGAAATGATCAGACAGGATAAGATGTATTTTTTTGACGTTGAGGAATTTGAAGAGATCATCGACTTTTATCTCGACCAAAATATTACCAAAAAAGCACGCAAGGCCATCGACTATGCCATGCGGCAGCATCCATCGTCGACGGTTTTTATGTTGCGCAAAGCCCAATATTATGCTGATGTAAACAATACCACCAAAGCTTTGGACATTCTGCACAAGATAGAGGTGCTTGAGCCACAAAATCCGGAGATATTGGCTACCAAAGGCGCTGTTTACAGCCAGTTGAAGCAATACAAAGAAGCCATCAGCGAGTATGAAAAAGCCATTATCTACTCCGATGAAAAAGATGATTTGTACACCCGCATAGCTTTCGAGTATGAAGAAATAAAAGAATACGATCAGGCCATCGAATACCTGGTAAAAGCACTCAAGTTCAATCCCGAAAACCAGGGAGTGATTTATGAACTGGCGTTTTGCTATGAGTTGGCTGGGCGCGAGGCTGAAGGCATTGCGTTTTTTGGAGATTTTCTCGACAAGAATCCTTATTCTGATATTGCCTGGTTTAATCTGGGGATCGCCTACTCTAACCAACAGCTTTACGAAAAAGCCATCGATGCTTACGAGTTTGTCATCGCCATAACACCTGATTTTTCTTCCGCTTATTTCAACAAAGCCAATGCGCTGGCGAATTTGGAGCAATATCAGGAAGCTATCAAATACTACCAGGAAACTCTGGAGATGGAAGTTGCCGACGGGATGACACATTATTACATCGGCGAATGTTACGAAAAGCTGGATGATCTCGAAAATGCATACACCAACTACCGCACTGCCGCCAGACTCGAACCCGAGGTTTCTGATATCTGGGCCGGACTGGCTATTGTTTCCGATCGTACCGGCAACGGTAAGGCCGCTATAAAATATATCCGCAAAGCTTTATCAATAGAAGAATCCAACATGGATTTCACCCTAATACTTGCCGACATGTGCGCTCGTTATGGTAAACTTGACGAGGCTATCACCCATTATCAGGATGCCGTCAAGCGCGAGGCAGAACATCCGGATGTGTGGCTCGAATATTCGGGTATGTGGTACGATTTGCAAGATCTGAAGCAAGCCATCGAAGTGATCATGCGCGGCATCGAAGCACAGCCATCCAACGCAGATCAATATTATCGTCTGGCAGGGTATCTGGCTAAAAAAGGTCGTACCAAAGAAGCGTATCAGAATTTTGAAATCGCGCTGCACATGGACGCTACGGCTTATGAACAATTCTTCGAATACTTCCCGGAGCTCAAACGGGACCTTCAGTTTCACAATCTTATCGATCAATACAAGAAAAACACAGACGCATGATGAAATACCTCACCCTGGTGCTCAAGGGCATGGCCATGGGCGCTGCCGACGTGGTGCCAGGGGTTAGCGGCGGAACTATTGCTTTTATCACAGGCATCTACGAAGAACTGATCTTTTCGATCAAAAGCATCAATTATCCAAATCTGAAACTTCTTTTCCGGGGCAAAGTAGCTGCTTTCTGGAAAGCCATCAATGGTACATTTCTGCTGAGCATCGTTGTGGGCATCGGCATCAGCGTACTTTCGCTGGCACGGCTGCTCACCTTTATCCTCGAAAACTACCCGGAGCTTATCTGGTCGTTTTTCTTCGGGCTTATCGTGGCTTCGGCCATTTATGTGGCCAAACAAATTAAAGTTTGGAATCTCTCCACCTGGCTTTCGCTCCTGGCGGGCATTGTGGTTGCTTACGTCATCACCGAAATCACACCCGCCGAAACCACCGACGCCTGGTGGTTTATCTTTCTCTCGGGAGCCATCGCCATCTGCGCCATGATTTTGCCCGGAATCTCCGGCAGTTTTATTCTTTTGTTGCTGGGCAAATACACCTACATCATGGGCGCTGTGAGCGAATTAAAAATCGGCATCCTGGCTATTTTTCTCGCCGGAGCCGTAGTGGGAATTGTTTCGTTTTCTAATGTGCTTGCTTTTTTATTAAAAAAATATCATCACCAGACCATCGCACTCCTGGCGGGTTTTATGGCCGGCTCACTCAACAAAGTGTGGCCCTGGAAAAACGATATTGAGATGTTCGGCGTGCTCAAGCCGCTGTTGCAGGAAAACGTACTGCCACACAACTATACCGGCGATCCGCATCTTTACGGCGCCATCTTGCTGGCCATAGTGGGCTTTGTGTTGATCTTTGCCATCGAATGGCTTGCTACACGCAAACAAACTTCGACGCCGGAATTATAATGAGCCGCTGATCTTAGCCATCGAATGGCTTGCCACACGCAAAAGAGTATGAAAACTTACGCCCTTATCGGAAAAACGCTGACGCACTCATTTTCGAAGGCTTTTTTTGATGAGAAGTTCCTTCGCGAAAACATTGCCAGATGCCGGCATCTCTTAGCACCACTTCCTTCAATCGATGAGCTGATTCCTTTTATAAATACCGATCCAACTTTGGTGGGCCTCAACGTAACGATACCCTACAAAGAAGCTGTGCTGCCGCTGCTCGACGAGCTGGATCAAGTTGCCGGCAAAGTTGGCGCTGTTAATACAATCGTGATAAAGCGCCATGGGGAATCTTTATGGCTCAAGGGCTACAACACGGATGTTTTTGGATTTCAAAATAGTTGCGAGGGATTAGTACA
This portion of the Bacteroidales bacterium genome encodes:
- a CDS encoding tetratricopeptide repeat protein, which gives rise to MTEDFDPFSHDVNDLVGKFDEMIRQDKMYFFDVEEFEEIIDFYLDQNITKKARKAIDYAMRQHPSSTVFMLRKAQYYADVNNTTKALDILHKIEVLEPQNPEILATKGAVYSQLKQYKEAISEYEKAIIYSDEKDDLYTRIAFEYEEIKEYDQAIEYLVKALKFNPENQGVIYELAFCYELAGREAEGIAFFGDFLDKNPYSDIAWFNLGIAYSNQQLYEKAIDAYEFVIAITPDFSSAYFNKANALANLEQYQEAIKYYQETLEMEVADGMTHYYIGECYEKLDDLENAYTNYRTAARLEPEVSDIWAGLAIVSDRTGNGKAAIKYIRKALSIEESNMDFTLILADMCARYGKLDEAITHYQDAVKREAEHPDVWLEYSGMWYDLQDLKQAIEVIMRGIEAQPSNADQYYRLAGYLAKKGRTKEAYQNFEIALHMDATAYEQFFEYFPELKRDLQFHNLIDQYKKNTDA
- a CDS encoding DUF368 domain-containing protein gives rise to the protein MMKYLTLVLKGMAMGAADVVPGVSGGTIAFITGIYEELIFSIKSINYPNLKLLFRGKVAAFWKAINGTFLLSIVVGIGISVLSLARLLTFILENYPELIWSFFFGLIVASAIYVAKQIKVWNLSTWLSLLAGIVVAYVITEITPAETTDAWWFIFLSGAIAICAMILPGISGSFILLLLGKYTYIMGAVSELKIGILAIFLAGAVVGIVSFSNVLAFLLKKYHHQTIALLAGFMAGSLNKVWPWKNDIEMFGVLKPLLQENVLPHNYTGDPHLYGAILLAIVGFVLIFAIEWLATRKQTSTPEL
- the glmM gene encoding phosphoglucosamine mutase, translating into MALIKSISGIRGTIGGAPGTALTPLDIVRFTSAYARFIQHQSNTSRITVVVGRDARISGAMVNALVTGTLMAMGADVIDTGLSTTPTVEVAVTAEKADGGIILTASHNPAQWNALKLLNRHGEFLSAADGEEILRLADSDEIQFAEATELGILVMRTGTIDQHIRQVLDLDLVDAEAIRKADFKVVIDAVNSTGGIAIPALLESLGVKKIKKLYCDPNGNFPHNPEPLPENLTEIAKVMREGDYDVGFVVDPDVDRLAIICENGEMFGEEYTLVAVADYVLSHTPGNTVSNLSSSRALRDVTISAGGSYEASAVGEVNVVELMKKTNAVIGGEGNGGIIYPAAHYGRDSLVGVALFLTFMAKQKATPTEIRKRYPAYFMSKNKIELSPALDVDLILKKMAARYSQERVTTIDGVKVDFEKEWVHLRKSNTEPIIRIYAESTSPGQAKVLAEKIIDEIKSIAGI